Proteins from a single region of Dysosmobacter acutus:
- a CDS encoding glycine/betaine/sarcosine/D-proline family reductase selenoprotein B, translating to MEAKKWRVVCYVNQFFGQIGGEDMAHVGFSVKEEPVGPALLFQNLLKDDCDVVGTVICGDNYFAENTDKAVAEGVELVRGLKPDLFIAGPAFNAGRYGISCGNMAAAVGRELGIPTVTGMFPENPAVDLFRKDTYIVKTAILSSTLRKVAPTMASIGARLLKHEHIGSAESEGYVIRDIILNEEQPQNAADRAIEMLLKKIKGEPFKSELLPPNFDVVEPAPPVADLKTARLALVSDGGLIPQTNPDKLKPNGSTTVGCYNWDQLIAEPYFVIHSGYDGTWVMENPYRLFPVDVLREEVEQGALGYLDDEVYVACGNCASVAASKAKGQKIAQALLDKGITAAILTSTUGTSTRCGSTIVKEIERVGIPVTQICAVVDIAKSVGSSRILRGFAITCPVGNPSLSPADEKTSRRRYVEKALDMLTRPGKRGEVEDIL from the coding sequence ATGGAAGCGAAAAAATGGAGAGTGGTCTGCTACGTCAACCAGTTTTTCGGTCAGATCGGCGGCGAGGACATGGCCCATGTGGGCTTCAGCGTAAAAGAGGAGCCTGTGGGCCCGGCCCTGCTGTTTCAAAACCTGCTGAAGGACGACTGTGACGTGGTGGGCACTGTGATCTGCGGCGACAACTATTTCGCAGAGAATACGGACAAGGCTGTGGCCGAGGGCGTGGAACTGGTCCGCGGCCTGAAGCCCGACCTCTTTATCGCCGGCCCCGCCTTCAACGCAGGGCGCTACGGCATCAGCTGCGGCAACATGGCCGCGGCGGTGGGCCGCGAGCTTGGCATTCCCACAGTCACCGGCATGTTCCCGGAAAATCCGGCGGTGGACCTCTTCCGCAAGGACACCTACATCGTCAAAACCGCCATCCTCTCCTCCACGCTGCGCAAGGTGGCCCCCACCATGGCCAGCATCGGAGCACGTCTTTTAAAGCACGAGCACATCGGCAGCGCAGAGTCCGAGGGCTATGTGATCCGGGACATCATTCTCAACGAGGAGCAGCCTCAGAACGCGGCGGACCGGGCCATTGAGATGCTGCTGAAAAAGATCAAGGGAGAGCCCTTCAAAAGCGAGCTGCTGCCTCCCAACTTCGATGTGGTGGAGCCCGCGCCTCCCGTGGCCGATCTGAAGACGGCCCGACTGGCCCTGGTCAGCGACGGCGGACTGATCCCTCAGACCAACCCCGACAAGCTCAAGCCCAACGGCAGCACAACCGTAGGCTGCTACAACTGGGATCAGCTGATCGCGGAGCCCTATTTCGTCATCCACAGCGGCTATGACGGCACCTGGGTGATGGAAAACCCCTACCGCCTGTTCCCCGTGGACGTTCTCCGGGAAGAGGTGGAGCAGGGAGCCTTAGGTTATCTGGACGACGAGGTCTATGTTGCCTGCGGCAACTGCGCCTCCGTGGCGGCCTCCAAGGCCAAGGGCCAGAAGATTGCCCAGGCGCTTTTGGACAAGGGCATCACCGCCGCCATTCTCACCTCCACCTGAGGCACCAGCACTCGTTGCGGGTCAACGATTGTAAAGGAAATTGAACGTGTGGGCATCCCCGTCACGCAGATCTGCGCGGTGGTGGACATTGCAAAGTCCGTGGGTTCCTCCCGGATTCTCCGCGGCTTTGCCATCACCTGTCCTGTGGGGAACCCCTCCCTGAGCCCGGCGGATGAGAAGACCTCCCGCCGCCGCTATGTGGAAAAGGCCCTGGATATGCTCACCCGCCCCGGCAAACGCGGCGAGGTGGAGGATATTCTGTAA
- a CDS encoding TRAP transporter small permease, with product MKTLLKIDRVIENIQTYLCMALFILILILGSVQVFGRFIFHAAPPWTEEAMRFCGIYLTFIGSALTIRVDGHVSVDIVISFLKSNKVRAALFVISRLICVVFLIMFFPGSIALVQKSGSSLGAAIQIPYSYIYAAVPLGIVMMLCSYASAIPKLAKQYAKGEK from the coding sequence ATGAAAACACTATTGAAAATCGACCGCGTCATCGAAAACATACAGACCTACCTCTGTATGGCCCTGTTTATTCTGATCCTGATTCTGGGCTCCGTCCAGGTCTTCGGCCGCTTTATCTTCCACGCCGCTCCCCCCTGGACGGAGGAGGCCATGCGCTTTTGCGGCATCTACCTCACCTTCATCGGCTCCGCTCTGACCATCCGTGTGGACGGCCACGTGTCGGTGGATATCGTCATCAGCTTTTTGAAGAGCAATAAGGTCCGGGCGGCCCTGTTCGTCATCTCCCGGCTGATCTGCGTGGTGTTCCTCATCATGTTCTTCCCCGGCTCCATCGCCCTGGTGCAAAAGAGCGGAAGCTCCTTAGGCGCCGCCATTCAGATTCCCTATTCCTACATCTATGCGGCAGTGCCTCTTGGAATTGTCATGATGCTCTGCTCCTATGCCAGCGCCATTCCCAAGCTGGCCAAGCAGTATGCAAAGGGGGAAAAGTAA
- a CDS encoding glycine/sarcosine/betaine reductase component B subunit, with protein MKLTVETIQIKDLQFGAETCFRDGILYVNKEDILAFAAGEPCFDTLKIDIARPGDSTRIINVVDVVQPRCKISGNIDWPGVLTEEYEIAGSGITRAVNGMGIVLCQNDTYWSRKWGSFDMSGECAAINPYAKMPELVIEPMAPENADFRDYREAVRRVGYKTSVMLAKATLGVEADSSETFDNETQYPDLPSIAYSYQIYSKQYDTQNYREPMVYGNAVPDSLPLIMQPTEILDGAISLCGGFRCVTTYEIQNHPVIVELMRRHGKDLNFAGVLITVTSVEAKHRYLVSKMAANLLKEVFHADGVIVTKGVGGASTLCVGAIASEAEKLGIKAVPIIQILNGKSNLAIECMISEQNVDSIVCSGTYYHNFTLPPVETLLGGPEDALYLSGDDGVIGGHKIATGDPAKGQVRSTYMKQVGLMSQVGYSYGMAVDY; from the coding sequence ATGAAGTTAACCGTTGAAACCATCCAGATCAAGGATCTGCAGTTCGGAGCCGAGACCTGCTTCCGTGATGGAATCCTCTATGTGAACAAAGAGGATATCCTGGCATTTGCCGCCGGGGAGCCCTGCTTCGACACTCTGAAAATTGACATTGCCCGTCCCGGGGACTCCACCCGCATCATCAATGTGGTGGATGTGGTGCAGCCCCGGTGCAAGATCTCCGGTAACATTGACTGGCCCGGCGTGCTGACGGAGGAGTACGAGATCGCCGGTTCCGGTATCACCCGGGCGGTGAACGGCATGGGCATCGTCCTGTGCCAGAACGACACCTACTGGTCCCGGAAGTGGGGTTCCTTTGACATGAGCGGCGAATGCGCCGCCATCAACCCCTATGCCAAGATGCCGGAGCTGGTCATCGAGCCCATGGCCCCGGAGAACGCGGATTTCCGCGACTACCGCGAGGCGGTGCGCCGGGTGGGATACAAGACCAGCGTCATGCTTGCCAAGGCCACCTTGGGTGTGGAGGCCGACAGCTCCGAGACCTTTGACAACGAGACGCAGTATCCGGACCTTCCCTCCATCGCCTACTCCTATCAGATCTATTCCAAGCAGTACGACACCCAGAACTACCGTGAGCCCATGGTCTACGGCAACGCTGTCCCCGACAGCCTGCCCCTCATCATGCAGCCCACGGAGATCCTGGACGGCGCCATCTCCCTGTGCGGCGGCTTCCGCTGCGTCACCACCTATGAGATTCAGAACCACCCCGTGATCGTGGAGCTGATGCGCCGCCACGGCAAGGATTTGAACTTTGCCGGCGTGCTGATCACCGTCACCTCCGTGGAGGCAAAGCACCGCTATCTGGTCTCCAAAATGGCGGCCAACCTCCTCAAAGAGGTCTTCCACGCCGACGGCGTCATTGTCACCAAGGGCGTGGGCGGCGCCTCCACGCTGTGCGTGGGCGCCATCGCCAGCGAGGCGGAAAAGTTGGGCATCAAGGCCGTACCCATCATCCAGATCCTCAACGGCAAGAGCAACCTGGCCATTGAGTGCATGATCAGCGAGCAGAATGTGGACTCCATTGTCTGCTCCGGCACCTATTACCACAACTTTACCCTGCCCCCTGTGGAAACCCTTTTGGGCGGACCCGAGGACGCGCTGTATCTCAGCGGCGACGACGGCGTCATCGGCGGCCACAAGATCGCCACCGGCGATCCCGCCAAGGGCCAGGTCCGCTCCACCTATATGAAGCAGGTGGGCCTGATGAGTCAGGTGGGCTATTCCTACGGCATGGCCGTGGACTATTGA
- a CDS encoding MurR/RpiR family transcriptional regulator, translated as MEENMGSGAFYSRVQEKLDSLSKKERETAEYMAAHQGQLIYASITELAELVGTSEATVTRVCVKLGYRGFQALKVSVARELVTPQEKIHEDLQPDAPAEVIIEKIFNSAIETLVMTQRAMDTTAVNRSIDALCSARRIVVLGNGNSGAIAMDAQHKLLRVGLDAHAYTDDHLQMIAVSSLTAEDVVLAISHSGSSRNAADAARLARERGATVISITNNGISPVSKLANIRLYTYSQETRYRTYAISSRMAELTIIDTLYTGVALKMGEQAIDNFEALEKALIVKKY; from the coding sequence ATGGAAGAGAACATGGGCAGCGGCGCTTTTTACAGCCGTGTGCAGGAAAAGTTGGATTCCCTGTCCAAAAAGGAGCGGGAGACCGCGGAGTATATGGCCGCCCACCAGGGGCAGCTGATCTACGCCTCCATCACGGAGCTTGCCGAACTGGTGGGCACCAGCGAGGCCACCGTCACCCGGGTGTGCGTCAAGCTGGGCTACCGGGGTTTTCAGGCGCTGAAGGTCAGCGTGGCCAGGGAGCTGGTGACGCCTCAGGAGAAGATCCATGAGGACCTGCAGCCGGACGCCCCGGCGGAGGTCATCATTGAAAAGATCTTCAACAGCGCCATCGAAACCTTGGTGATGACCCAGAGGGCCATGGACACCACCGCCGTCAATCGCAGCATCGACGCGCTGTGCTCCGCCCGGCGCATTGTGGTGCTGGGCAACGGAAACTCCGGCGCCATTGCCATGGATGCCCAGCACAAGCTTCTCCGTGTGGGGCTGGACGCCCACGCCTACACCGACGACCATCTTCAGATGATCGCCGTCTCCTCTCTGACTGCGGAGGACGTGGTGCTGGCCATCTCCCACTCGGGCAGCTCCCGGAACGCGGCGGACGCCGCCCGGCTGGCCCGGGAGCGGGGAGCCACGGTGATCTCCATCACCAACAACGGCATCTCCCCCGTGTCCAAACTGGCCAACATCCGTCTGTACACCTACTCTCAGGAGACCAGGTACCGCACCTATGCCATCTCTTCCCGTATGGCTGAGCTGACCATCATCGACACCCTCTACACCGGGGTGGCGCTGAAGATGGGCGAGCAGGCCATCGACAACTTTGAGGCGCTGGAAAAGGCGCTGATTGTCAAAAAATACTGA
- a CDS encoding TRAP transporter substrate-binding protein, translated as MKKKIVATLSALLCVCMLAACGGGGGGAASGGSSSGSASSGSSGGSGEPEVVLEFGHIQNPGHALYIAPEELKPLVEERSGGRIQLNIYPASQLGSAREMMEQVTMGTLDITFADASDWASALNLPELGVFNLPFLNKDLASQIKVINEIIPEAVPEMLEGTGLKLLTTYSNGIRQPLLKNHPINTLEDIKGLKMRTPETEMYVNLWNALGASTVTSAWSEAYTVLQQGVADAVEADDVGLVSMNLQEIGKYMSKIGHLSQAYIVLINEDKWNSIPEDLQQILVECLAENQAKQLADREALGIEAEKTIADAGVEINEVSDAERQRMRDACQSIYDKYADEYGQADLIAQMEALNG; from the coding sequence ATGAAAAAGAAGATTGTTGCAACTCTGTCTGCACTGCTCTGCGTGTGCATGCTGGCCGCCTGTGGCGGCGGTGGCGGCGGCGCTGCCAGCGGCGGAAGCTCCTCTGGCTCCGCTTCCTCGGGCAGCTCCGGCGGTTCCGGCGAGCCTGAGGTGGTCCTGGAATTCGGCCACATTCAGAACCCCGGCCACGCGCTTTACATTGCTCCGGAAGAGCTCAAGCCCCTGGTGGAAGAGCGCTCCGGCGGCCGTATCCAGCTCAACATCTATCCCGCCAGCCAGCTGGGCTCCGCCCGCGAGATGATGGAGCAGGTCACCATGGGCACCCTGGACATCACCTTTGCCGACGCCTCTGACTGGGCTTCCGCGCTGAACCTGCCTGAGCTTGGCGTGTTCAACCTGCCCTTCCTGAACAAGGACCTGGCCTCTCAGATCAAGGTCATCAATGAGATCATCCCCGAGGCCGTTCCCGAGATGCTGGAGGGCACCGGACTGAAGCTTCTGACCACTTATTCCAACGGCATCCGTCAGCCCCTGCTGAAAAACCATCCCATCAACACCCTGGAGGATATCAAGGGTCTGAAGATGCGCACCCCCGAGACCGAGATGTACGTGAACCTCTGGAACGCCCTGGGCGCCAGCACCGTCACCTCCGCCTGGAGCGAGGCCTACACTGTTTTGCAGCAGGGCGTTGCCGACGCGGTGGAAGCCGATGACGTGGGTCTTGTGAGCATGAACCTGCAGGAGATCGGCAAGTACATGTCCAAGATCGGTCACCTGAGCCAGGCTTACATCGTCCTGATCAACGAGGACAAGTGGAATTCCATCCCCGAGGACCTGCAGCAGATTCTGGTTGAGTGCCTGGCAGAGAATCAGGCCAAGCAGCTGGCGGACCGTGAGGCCCTGGGCATCGAGGCGGAGAAGACCATTGCCGACGCCGGCGTTGAGATCAATGAGGTCTCCGACGCGGAGCGCCAGCGCATGAGAGACGCCTGCCAGTCCATCTATGATAAGTATGCAGATGAATACGGCCAGGCCGATCTGATTGCTCAGATGGAAGCCCTGAACGGCTAA
- the xylB gene encoding xylulokinase, with protein sequence MKKLFGVDFGTGGCKATVIDPEGNILASAFQEYPSEHMKPGWSEQDPALWIDAFVNTVQSCRQQMSDGFDGLLGLAVTASTHNAVLLDEQGQVIRRCIMWNDQRSGDQCRRLKEDHGSTIFEIGMQMPTPTWTLPQLMWVRENEPENYAKIRRLLFTKDYVRSYVTGDFCTDVVDAQGSLLYDARRECWSGELCGLIDLPLSVLPEIRKTKDIVGTVRREVAERTGLPEGLSVIAGCSDTAAEDFSAGAVNEGQIIIKLATAGNVNLVTNEANPHAKSFTYPYSVEGKWYTVTATNSCASAYRWMRDSLYPAEWAQCEKEGTDVYRLMDEQAASAELGCQGLIFHPYLLGERCPLFNPNARGDFFGVSMVHTKAHFARALLEGVAFSLYDCLQVLKEFTTSMEDIVIIGGGAKSPLWCQIVSDIFGLEVKMPEHAESSFGGALLAGVGVGVFADEMEAARTCIRMKKSYLPNPENHAKYMKLFQIYKEVSELSAPVWEKLARFAEE encoded by the coding sequence ATGAAAAAACTATTCGGCGTGGACTTTGGAACCGGAGGCTGCAAAGCCACCGTCATTGACCCGGAGGGCAATATCTTGGCCAGTGCCTTCCAGGAATACCCATCCGAACATATGAAGCCCGGCTGGTCCGAACAGGACCCGGCGCTTTGGATCGACGCTTTCGTCAACACGGTCCAGTCCTGCCGCCAGCAGATGTCCGACGGGTTTGACGGTCTTTTGGGCCTTGCAGTCACCGCCTCCACCCACAATGCCGTGCTTCTTGATGAGCAGGGCCAGGTGATCCGCCGGTGCATCATGTGGAACGATCAGCGCAGCGGCGACCAGTGCCGCCGGCTGAAGGAGGACCACGGCAGCACCATCTTTGAGATCGGCATGCAGATGCCCACCCCCACCTGGACGCTGCCCCAGCTGATGTGGGTCAGGGAGAACGAGCCGGAAAACTACGCAAAAATCCGCCGCCTGCTCTTCACCAAGGACTATGTTCGTTCCTATGTCACCGGCGACTTTTGCACCGACGTGGTGGACGCCCAGGGCAGTTTGCTCTACGACGCCCGCAGGGAGTGCTGGTCCGGCGAGCTGTGCGGCCTCATTGACCTGCCCCTCTCGGTCCTGCCGGAGATCCGCAAGACCAAGGACATCGTGGGCACGGTCCGCCGGGAGGTGGCCGAGCGCACGGGGCTGCCGGAGGGCCTGAGCGTCATCGCCGGCTGCTCCGATACGGCGGCCGAGGACTTCAGCGCCGGCGCCGTCAATGAGGGCCAGATCATCATCAAGCTGGCCACCGCCGGCAACGTGAACCTGGTCACAAATGAAGCCAATCCCCACGCCAAATCCTTCACCTACCCTTACTCTGTCGAGGGCAAGTGGTATACCGTCACAGCCACCAACAGCTGCGCCTCCGCCTACCGCTGGATGCGCGACAGCCTGTATCCGGCCGAGTGGGCCCAGTGTGAAAAAGAGGGCACGGACGTCTACCGGCTGATGGATGAGCAGGCCGCCTCCGCGGAGTTGGGCTGCCAGGGGCTGATCTTCCACCCCTACCTGTTGGGTGAGCGCTGCCCCCTCTTCAACCCCAACGCAAGAGGCGACTTTTTCGGCGTCAGCATGGTCCACACCAAGGCCCATTTCGCCCGTGCCCTTCTGGAGGGCGTGGCCTTCAGCCTTTATGACTGCCTCCAGGTGCTCAAGGAGTTCACTACCAGCATGGAGGACATTGTGATCATCGGCGGCGGCGCCAAGAGCCCCCTGTGGTGCCAGATCGTCAGCGATATCTTCGGCCTGGAGGTCAAAATGCCCGAGCACGCGGAGTCCTCCTTCGGCGGGGCGCTGCTGGCCGGCGTGGGCGTGGGTGTCTTCGCCGATGAGATGGAGGCCGCCAGGACCTGCATCCGCATGAAGAAGTCTTACCTGCCCAATCCGGAAAACCACGCAAAGTATATGAAGCTCTTCCAGATCTACAAAGAGGTGTCGGAGCTGTCCGCCCCCGTCTGGGAGAAGCTGGCCCGATTCGCCGAGGAATAA
- a CDS encoding TRAP transporter large permease, with protein sequence MIPIAVVTLLVFLVVGVPVSFAIGLSGLLAILFGSDIAPFMAVQQAVRGMNSFSLMAGPLFILAGEILGGAKLSKRILDFCRACISQVRGGLGMVSVLANMIFAGISGSGAATMSAVGSLTVPELRAAGYKRSFIAALIAGSGALGPIIPPSTNMIVFASLTGFSIGKLFIGGLIPGIIIGICLMILCRWYAGKHNVDAGSGAFSWKNVWKAFKNAFFALITPLIIVGGVISGVFTATESGIVACLYGLICGFFIYRTLHLKDLVNIFKRAASSSAMLMMIMGISNIYSYIFARENLATTIKNFMLSVTNDPTLVVLIIIVLMLVIGCFMETLAATAVILPIVYPIVTSLGVDPLVFGVIFSIATVVGGLTPPVGLYLFLSMNIAEAPFKEAVKYVAPVVLIVLAVMILAYLFPPIITFVPNLLMGA encoded by the coding sequence ATGATACCAATTGCAGTAGTCACCCTTCTGGTATTTCTTGTGGTGGGCGTGCCCGTCAGCTTTGCCATCGGCCTCTCCGGCCTGCTGGCCATTCTGTTCGGCAGCGACATCGCCCCCTTTATGGCCGTGCAGCAGGCGGTCCGCGGCATGAACTCCTTTTCTCTGATGGCCGGTCCCCTCTTTATCCTGGCCGGTGAGATCCTGGGCGGCGCCAAGCTGTCCAAGCGGATTCTGGACTTCTGCCGCGCCTGCATTTCTCAGGTCCGCGGCGGCCTCGGCATGGTTTCCGTGCTGGCCAACATGATCTTTGCCGGCATCTCCGGCTCCGGTGCGGCCACCATGAGCGCGGTGGGCTCCCTGACGGTCCCTGAACTCAGGGCCGCCGGCTACAAGCGCTCCTTCATCGCCGCCCTGATCGCCGGTTCCGGCGCCCTGGGCCCCATCATTCCCCCCAGCACCAACATGATCGTGTTTGCCTCCCTGACCGGCTTTTCCATCGGCAAGCTCTTCATCGGCGGTCTGATCCCCGGCATCATCATCGGCATCTGCCTGATGATCCTGTGCCGCTGGTACGCCGGGAAACACAACGTGGACGCGGGCAGCGGAGCATTCAGCTGGAAAAATGTATGGAAGGCCTTTAAAAATGCCTTCTTTGCCCTCATCACCCCGCTCATCATTGTGGGCGGCGTCATCTCCGGCGTGTTTACCGCCACCGAGTCCGGCATCGTTGCCTGCCTCTATGGCCTGATCTGCGGCTTCTTTATTTACCGCACGCTGCACCTGAAGGACCTGGTGAACATCTTCAAGCGGGCGGCTTCTTCCTCCGCCATGCTGATGATGATTATGGGCATCTCCAACATCTATTCCTACATTTTCGCCCGTGAGAACCTGGCCACCACCATCAAGAACTTCATGCTCTCCGTCACCAATGACCCCACTCTGGTGGTGCTGATCATCATTGTTCTGATGCTGGTCATCGGCTGCTTTATGGAGACTCTGGCCGCTACCGCGGTCATCCTCCCCATTGTATATCCCATTGTCACCAGCCTTGGCGTGGACCCCCTGGTGTTTGGCGTCATCTTCTCCATCGCAACCGTGGTGGGCGGCCTGACGCCTCCGGTGGGCCTGTATCTCTTCCTGTCCATGAACATCGCTGAAGCCCCGTTTAAGGAGGCGGTCAAATACGTGGCGCCAGTGGTGCTGATCGTCCTGGCCGTCATGATTCTTGCCTACCTCTTCCCGCCGATTATCACATTTGTACCCAACCTTTTGATGGGCGCGTAG